DNA sequence from the Candidatus Cloacimonadaceae bacterium genome:
CCATAGATATAATAGAAGATGCTTTCTGCCGATATGTCCAGCTTTGTGAAATCTGCAAGCAGTTTCGGATTGATATTTACCTGCGTTTCCTGTGCAGCAAATAGATCATCTGAATGTGGATCAGGATAAAGGTACAAGGGCAATAAAACTCCACCACCCCGATAGTACACATTGTAATCAATCATGCTTGAAGTAATAAAAGCCAAGTTCCATAAATAATCAGAACCCACTACCTGACCTTGTCTGCCCAGAATTAAGCCTAAATTGTTGTTTTTAATATGCTGCATTACTTCATTTCTTGGTCTGCTGTGAAATCCCCTACTCTTACCGGTATAGTAAGTATATCTGATGTCGAAAGGTCTGTAAAGAATGGGTTTAATGTTATCAGAATTAAGCCCTGAATCTCTTAAGTCTTTTTGTGCCAAATCTACTTTCCATTCACTGGTGTCTTTACCCAGTTCATAAGCTAGCCTGGCAGATTCGATATCGAGTTTAGAAAATTGGTTTACGGTATTCAGCATTATTTGTTTATCAACTTGTATCGCTAAATTATCCCTTGATGTTTGAATACCTGCGCTGTTTAGAGTGAATATGTCAGTGACTTGATCCCAACTCAAATAATGGGATTTATCATCTGACAAGGGTTTGAAGAGATAAAAAGGCTGCTTGGGATTGATTAACGTATATTCAAAGCTATCAATGCTATTATCATTCAGACTGTCGTATTTGGCAGACCTAAGCCCAAACAAATCTCCATGATAGAATCCCTTTTCTGTATTGCTGTCTTTTATCATGATCAGGATGGCAACCCCGGTTCTGATATCAAACACATTCTCGTCTTTACTGCCATCGGGTGCAGTTTCTTTCTTGGTGCTGTTGCCATGCAAATCCAAGACATAGATCTGGTCGAATGTATTCAATAGACTTTGTCTCATGCCTTTGAAAGTAGCATTATCGATGTAGCTGTGGTTTGTTACCATTGCCACAATGCCTTTGCCGGCTTTATGGATTTTCCACTGGGCAAAGCGGATAAACTTCACATAATCATCCTGCAACATTTTTGGGTTTTTTTCTCCCAATGGTATTCCGTCCACCTTGTAAAAACTGGTCGCCCCATCTATATCCTGTTTGAGCAATTGCTCAGTCCAGGGGTTATTGTTTTCACTCATTCCACTATATGGCGGATTTCCCAAGATTACCAATACCGGCTCATCCTGTTTCACCTTATTGGCAAGCAGGCATTCTTCGGTAATCTCGTGAGTAAAGGGAGTCTCGATCTGGGCAGGCAGATCCTTTTCAAGGGTGTTCGTCAGGTAGAGCTTAAATCTCTCATCATCAGTAAGCTGATAACCCAGTTCATCGAGCAGATAGCTGATTTTCAGATGTCCCACGGTGTAAGGAGCCATCATCAGTTCCAAGGCATAGAAATGTGGGAGAATGTGGTTCTTGATCATTTGTTTGATGCTGCCAGAGCCATACTTGCCTCTGTATTCCTGCACCGCCAGCTTGATGGCTTCCGCAGGGAAGGTAAGAGTACCTGCTGCCGGGTCAAGCAAGGTAACAGCCCTGTCTGCCAGTCCGTCTTTGAGGTTGAAATGAGATTTCAGTATGCTGTGGATGGATTTGACAATGTAGCGCACTACAGGCTCAGGAGTGTAATATACTCCGCGCTTCTCTCTCAGGGTGGGGTCGTATTCCGAGAGGAAGGTCTCGTAGAAATGGATAATAGGGTCGCTGCCTTTGCCCTCTTTGTAATAGGCGCGCAGTATCTTTTTGATGTCTGTCACGCAGAGGATTTCGGCTATATCGTCTATCAGGACTTCCAGTGCTTTGGGCGGTTCGTCATACGATATGAACTTAAATATACTCTTCAACACACCGAGGGTATTGGGGATGTACTTGTAAATTAGCTCACGGTTGAATTCTCCCTCAGATTTTGTGCGGGCTGCAAAGATGCCATAAGTGAGAGTTTGGGCATAGAGATCGGCAAATTGCTCATGGGTCAGCTTATTGATCAGCAGTCGTTTGAATGAGTCATAGAAACCAAGTAGGACTTTCTTGCCCTGCCGCTCTTCGTCTGCCAGTTCGATAGATATAATCTCATCTCGCAGGAAGCGGGTGCGCTTGGCAAGCTCCCTGGCAAGAGACTTAGGGTTATCTATGGCAGGTAATGAAAAGGCAAAGTAACGTTCTAAAAGGTAGCTAAACTGCTCTGCTTGCTCCAACGGAGGAGCTTTGTGCAGATTAATGGCAATGGAGGCTCTCCCAATCATTGCAGAACAAATCAAAAGCCCATGCTGAAATAATCGGAACTCATAGAAGTTGGTCAGGATCAGATTTGGAAAGACTTTCAGATAACGTTTCAATTGCTCTGATGTTTCAATCTGGTCAAGGTGAAAAACGCTGGGAGCTTTGGCTTCAATATACCCGGTTATATGGTTTTTGCCGTCCCATACCCTGAAGTCCGGATTGCCGGCTTCGGTGGCTTTTGGTAGGATTGTAATATCTGGCTTTTTCTTATTCTTTGCTTCAGCATACTGCAATAAGAGTGTTTTAATGTGCTCATAAAAGCTTTCTTCCCGAGCATCGCCCAGATTCAACGTGGCTTGCAGACTAGCTAGGTATTGTTTGAATATTGCTTCCGCCATATTATCTATTCCTTTTAGAGATAGTCACATGCATAATTATAGTCAACTTGATTTATCAATTAATCATATAATTTGCCTGCTCATCTTAGGTCAAGAAAAAAAACTCACCCCCGAACGCAAAGGACCATATCTATTTAAATGCCACATCGGAGGTAATCCATTGCTGCATGAAGATCTAAATAAAAAAGGGGCATGAGCCTTACCGATCCCATCCATTATTGTAGAATGACCTCAGCATTATCACTAACATTCGATATTCAGGGTCGGTTAGATCAAATTATTGGTTCCGTTATCCAATAGAAAAGCCCGGGTTGCCCCGGGCTTCTAATGGTGTAATTTGATACTATTTCATCAACAACATTTTTGATGTTTGGGTCCTATTTGGCGTATCTAATCTGTAGAAGTATACTCCCGAAGAGACTGATCTGCCATTAGCATCTTTGCCGTCCCAAACAATTGAGTGTCTGCCCGACTGAAGGCTCTCATTTAACAGCGTTTTGACTTTCTGTCCACGAACATTGTAAACCTCAAGTTTACACACCATTTCAGATGGCAAGGAGAATGAAAGTGTTGTTGATGGGTTGAATGGGTTTGGAAAGTTTCTTTCCAAAACCGGCACCATTGCTACTATCGAAGATGTATTGCTCCCATTCCCGTAGGGATTTTCAACAGAAGTGTATAGATTTGAGAGTATTGATTCCCGATTTGCTTCAAACTCAAGTAGTGACTTTGGCTTTAACTGGGGGTACATGGCAATAACGGATGCCTTGTCATCTCCCTCCATGAGCATATAAACGTAACCCAAATCAATAACTGCCATTAAAGAATCTAACTCACTTGGGGGATTGCTTATCACATCCTCAAACCAAGCGATAGCCTCTTGATAATTGCCCAGCTTAATATTGCAATGTGTAGTTAGATAATCTATGATCTTGTCAATTTCTCCATTATAATGCAGATTTGGTTCAGATAAGTAGTAATCCTTCAAAGCAAGCTTATCATTCTCAAGGGCATAGATATGCTTTGCACTTGCAGCAGCAAACTTACTGCCCGGAAAATTACTGATTAACTGCTTAAACAAGGAAATCGCAAGAGTTGGGTTTTCATCCAGAGCTGCATCAATAGCGGAGTAAAATACTATTTCGTCGTTGTCTTGGTCAATCCAACTTGGGATACCAGGATCCCATACGGGATCAAGATAATACCCAATCTCACCAGCATCAGGCCCAATGCATTCAGGATAAAATCTACTCTCAGGAGGCATAATCGCTACATCATGTTGGTTCCTGTATCCCCAGAAGTTCAGTCGCATTGGTCTACTGCTTTGCAGGTTTGGACATTGAACTAAATATTTATCAAACGTGAAAGGGTCATAGGAGTTGTCTACTATCATATTCTGCTCTCCGTCGATAAACAGATTAGCAGAATCTACGTATAGAATCTCCTGTAACTCATTATTACCAATGTATGAGTCTTGGTTACCGGGGGTGTTGCCAATCGTTACATTACTCACTCTGTATGCTGTGACGCCTTTGTTGTTGTTGGTAATCATGCAACCGGTAAGATTGCCAATAGAATTATAGAATCTTACTCCAACTCCAGTATTATTCGAAATATCACAGTTCGAAATAGTATAGCTGTATATTCCGTTTGTTTCATAAATACTGATTCCGTTTCCAGAGTTATTGGAGAATGTACTGTTCGCAATTGAATAATCCCTGCAACTTTGCATCTCTATGCCATCGCCAGCTCCACTTACATTTACATTCTCAAGCTGCAGCTGAGGTGTATTATAGATTTTGATTGCAGGCGAGTTCCTAAAGAGACCAGTAACGGTAACCCCGGTGAGGCTCGTTTCATTTGAGTTGGAGATATCAATAGAGCCAGTGATATTGGAGCTGTTGATAGACACGGTAGCATCGCTACTTATAAACTTCGCATTAATGAAAGTAGATCCAATGACGACAATGTCACCATTCAATTTCTTCAGATTACACCTACTGAAGGTTGCGTTGTTAATAGTGTTGTTTGTTTGATTGTCGATATACAATCCATCCCAATATTGGCCATCGACTGACGAAAACACAACATTATTACTAATAACCAGATCACCATAGACAATGATAGAATTACCTTCAACCTGATCATAGGAAGCTGCTATGCCGGTGATTGTGGCATCATCGATGTATAATGAAGCGCCATCTTCAACAATAATTCTAGCGTTTCGATTCTTAGAAAGCATGCTGAGATTTACATCATCCAAAATAGTCAAGCTTCTGCCAGCTGGAACTATTACATCATACTTAACGGTCTGATTGGTCGCCCATACTTCCCCACCTGATGGAACTATATGCTTTAACAGGGGGATATAGTTTACCTTTGTAACGCAAAGGTCAGCATAAGAAAAGCTACAAACAGCATTACCATTTGAATCAGTCACTGTTAGTTCTGATTGTGATGTATTATCATTCCAGAAATGAACCATAGCATTACTAACTGCTAAATTTGTCTCAGCGTTCACAACATGTATTGAGTTGTTTTGGGTGTTAAAGCTCATCACAAACTTTTTTGGTTGCTCAGTCCATATTGGCATCTCCGGATCGCCAAATAGATTGTGTGAGAATGATAGAAATCTGTCTTGATACAACATTTTTGATCCACTCTCCGCGACACCAGCATTGGTACAGTTGTACTGTCCATATGCGTTTTGAACTTGAAACAGAATATTAAGGAACTTGGAGTGAAGCAATTCAGAAGAACCCCAATAACCAACTCTTGTATTACCCAGGAATGCTGGACCTCCTTTTCCTTCAATCAAGGATGTAAATGTTCTGGCCATACAGTATCCTTCGTCATTTAGTCCGTCAAATTCCCAATCATAAGCAGCAACATCACAAGAAATTGAGTAATTAACTGAATATTTTCCGTCAGCATTTAAGTTATCAAAACCATTGCCAGTTTCAAATACGCCATCAGGATGCGTTGTCTCATATATATCAAGACTCCTTACCCAATGTTTGGGATATCCATTAGCTCCAGTAGAAGATACAGCCGCACACGTGACATTACCATGAGCATAAAAAGAGGATATTCCTGTTCCATTATTAATTTGGTTTATAACTTCAGCTCCTGTTGGTGTTCCTAAAGGACCGTATTGAGGACTTTCTACCATGGGAGTAACTTGGAACCCATGACTAGAAAATAGTGTCATTTGCTGCGTAATATAAGAAGAATAGACACCTTGATCAGCGATTGCATAGACAACATTTGTTAAATACGAGTCGTCACCATAACCTGGATTACTTTCGTATGTAATAAGCTTCTCAGTCCAATTCTCAATGAACTGACCACCGTTATTCGAAAGCGAGGGCACAAGTAATCGCCCAACAAATATCTCTCCGACAGTATCTGGCGAATCCATCGGTTCGCCATAATGCTCATCTCCATCTACATTCCAGTTACCAGAAAAATCTGAGAAGTATAAGTCTGCAGGAACTTTGTACGACAAAGGGACAGTGCTACCCGGTGAATAGTTATAAGCAACTCCGTATCTAATTGGACTATTAGTATTATCCCCTACTAGTAAAGCGTATACAAGGCCATGTTGAGAATACTGATCAAATAAATACTGCCTAATTGCTCCAGCATAATCATCTATTCCTATACCTCCTGGAATCACTTGGTCCCCGTTAGGGTACTGCGCGATAATTTCTTCTATAGACTTGGTGTAAATGTGAAGACCTTTAGCAGCTTTCCATGATACAAAGTCGCTAAAGTAAGGTATCAACTCTGCTGGGGCAACAATCACATAATCAGCTTCTGTC
Encoded proteins:
- a CDS encoding type ISP restriction/modification enzyme, producing MAEAIFKQYLASLQATLNLGDAREESFYEHIKTLLLQYAEAKNKKKPDITILPKATEAGNPDFRVWDGKNHITGYIEAKAPSVFHLDQIETSEQLKRYLKVFPNLILTNFYEFRLFQHGLLICSAMIGRASIAINLHKAPPLEQAEQFSYLLERYFAFSLPAIDNPKSLARELAKRTRFLRDEIISIELADEERQGKKVLLGFYDSFKRLLINKLTHEQFADLYAQTLTYGIFAARTKSEGEFNRELIYKYIPNTLGVLKSIFKFISYDEPPKALEVLIDDIAEILCVTDIKKILRAYYKEGKGSDPIIHFYETFLSEYDPTLREKRGVYYTPEPVVRYIVKSIHSILKSHFNLKDGLADRAVTLLDPAAGTLTFPAEAIKLAVQEYRGKYGSGSIKQMIKNHILPHFYALELMMAPYTVGHLKISYLLDELGYQLTDDERFKLYLTNTLEKDLPAQIETPFTHEITEECLLANKVKQDEPVLVILGNPPYSGMSENNNPWTEQLLKQDIDGATSFYKVDGIPLGEKNPKMLQDDYVKFIRFAQWKIHKAGKGIVAMVTNHSYIDNATFKGMRQSLLNTFDQIYVLDLHGNSTKKETAPDGSKDENVFDIRTGVAILIMIKDSNTEKGFYHGDLFGLRSAKYDSLNDNSIDSFEYTLINPKQPFYLFKPLSDDKSHYLSWDQVTDIFTLNSAGIQTSRDNLAIQVDKQIMLNTVNQFSKLDIESARLAYELGKDTSEWKVDLAQKDLRDSGLNSDNIKPILYRPFDIRYTYYTGKSRGFHSRPRNEVMQHIKNNNLGLILGRQGQVVGSDYLWNLAFITSSMIDYNVYYRGGGVLLPLYLYPDPHSDDLFAAQETQVNINPKLLADFTKLDISAESIFYYIYGILYSNIYRERYAEYLRIDFPRIPFTKDTQLFKQMAEYGKAIADLHLMQSSELDTPIAKYQGNGNNEKVEQVNYDETQGRIYINQDKYFEGISTEVWNYHIGGYQVLHKYLKDRKGRIMDDPVYYCRIATALSKTIEYQTKIDEIYEQVEKDLLRD
- a CDS encoding C25 family cysteine peptidase encodes the protein MKHMFFVVAVCILFVPAMAVSYSGSFGTSDLQFSIGERGYDTVRMNGLESTRVVGAPQVPVKLLNFIIPPGMDIDNISIVSNTQTLSNTYDLIPVQPQIPTSENWQPGPFIEPDSTYYTMSVYPPTSAEVINYGYFDGNARIATIAIYPLQYLPQSKQIVLNSSIGFNLSFKASSQIAVYPAKRTSYLQEKYNSLLSSIVDNPEDIQLYYSPPPSIGLLPTEADYVIVAPAELIPYFSDFVSWKAAKGLHIYTKSIEEIIAQYPNGDQVIPGGIGIDDYAGAIRQYLFDQYSQHGLVYALLVGDNTNSPIRYGVAYNYSPGSTVPLSYKVPADLYFSDFSGNWNVDGDEHYGEPMDSPDTVGEIFVGRLLVPSLSNNGGQFIENWTEKLITYESNPGYGDDSYLTNVVYAIADQGVYSSYITQQMTLFSSHGFQVTPMVESPQYGPLGTPTGAEVINQINNGTGISSFYAHGNVTCAAVSSTGANGYPKHWVRSLDIYETTHPDGVFETGNGFDNLNADGKYSVNYSISCDVAAYDWEFDGLNDEGYCMARTFTSLIEGKGGPAFLGNTRVGYWGSSELLHSKFLNILFQVQNAYGQYNCTNAGVAESGSKMLYQDRFLSFSHNLFGDPEMPIWTEQPKKFVMSFNTQNNSIHVVNAETNLAVSNAMVHFWNDNTSQSELTVTDSNGNAVCSFSYADLCVTKVNYIPLLKHIVPSGGEVWATNQTVKYDVIVPAGRSLTILDDVNLSMLSKNRNARIIVEDGASLYIDDATITGIAASYDQVEGNSIIVYGDLVISNNVVFSSVDGQYWDGLYIDNQTNNTINNATFSRCNLKKLNGDIVVIGSTFINAKFISSDATVSINSSNITGSIDISNSNETSLTGVTVTGLFRNSPAIKIYNTPQLQLENVNVSGAGDGIEMQSCRDYSIANSTFSNNSGNGISIYETNGIYSYTISNCDISNNTGVGVRFYNSIGNLTGCMITNNNKGVTAYRVSNVTIGNTPGNQDSYIGNNELQEILYVDSANLFIDGEQNMIVDNSYDPFTFDKYLVQCPNLQSSRPMRLNFWGYRNQHDVAIMPPESRFYPECIGPDAGEIGYYLDPVWDPGIPSWIDQDNDEIVFYSAIDAALDENPTLAISLFKQLISNFPGSKFAAASAKHIYALENDKLALKDYYLSEPNLHYNGEIDKIIDYLTTHCNIKLGNYQEAIAWFEDVISNPPSELDSLMAVIDLGYVYMLMEGDDKASVIAMYPQLKPKSLLEFEANRESILSNLYTSVENPYGNGSNTSSIVAMVPVLERNFPNPFNPSTTLSFSLPSEMVCKLEVYNVRGQKVKTLLNESLQSGRHSIVWDGKDANGRSVSSGVYFYRLDTPNRTQTSKMLLMK